In a genomic window of Ancylothrix sp. D3o:
- a CDS encoding PAS domain S-box protein, translating into MLNNTTWQSEESFRLLVEGVRDYAIFMLDTTGNIVSWNAGAERIMGYQANTILGKNLSQFYLQQDTDSGKPHQELQLASLVGSCEDEGVRIRQDGSPFWASVLITSLKEEDSVIGFSVIVHDLTERKLIEEELCHANRFLRLLCDCNQALVRAKKESELLTDICRLIVETGKYSACSVELLSLDHEKYLQTAAKAGNQVILKQAENLQELPQLISVALGTGAPGIVRNSIPQNPGTPITFKLGSAIVLPLTKKPSDSLETHKNETNTVFGVITIYSTLLTAFDPQEIQLLKELADDLAYGIMALRSREFLKATETALRQSEERYRYLVELLPESVMVQEAGRISFINPAGLKLFGAKTPAQLLGQPVLNFVALDSQETAKQRIQTCQETCKESPFIEEKLVRLDGSEVFVESAGISLGGSGQGLLVVSRDLSERKQMEAALRQSEELYRLTLSNISEAVLIADKAGNLTYISPNIDHIFETAHEQLLKQGNIRHLLGENFLTENALETSDNHNIEREITTPSGKNRTLLVSVKQVAIGTGTVLYTCRDISDYKQARVALKENEELLTQMLESLPVGVWFSDPQGKICQVNRAGREIWGGVRYVAPEEYGEYKAWWASTGQPITQDEWPLSRAVLLGETSLNEVINIETFDGKHKTVLNSALPLRKPNGEILGALSVNQDITELRQIQEALFESNRRIAKILESITDGFFALDHQKRVSFVNSHGEYLLQKTRAELLGKTLCDVFPDAVDSIFLKKCLQTINTSKAENFEGFYKPLNRWFEVHAYPGEEGLAVYFQDITERKQAREALVESAHQLQAIFEAALDAMLIVNDTGHYVTVNPAAGALFNAPTPQIIGHHIADFLGEQEFNFDQIWENFKAQGRITGEMRICCQNGTLKDVDYSAVANFLPGRHLFVIRDITERKCTERELKQYREQLEELVAERTQELTAAMEQLNAEIAERSRVETALRASEEQLRTLINSTPDIICFKDANGRWLLANEAISQLFELGISELIGKKDTELAKLSNFYHDCFLLCDQTDEAAWNYKKLSRAFEAIPTSKGETQIYDVIKVPLFESDGTRKGLVVLGRDITQLQRAQEELGRLASIVESSDDAIIGTSPEGIILSWNAGAEEIYGYSAAEVKGRNCSILAQPDYPQEMQQILERINAGDRLQHYETTRIKKDGQPINVSLTISPIFDEQGKITGISRIARDITQQKRIETALERLRHQNELILASAGEGICGLDALGNIAFVNPAASRMLGYESKELLGQSVHILLQFTQTYERRCRIFASLEDGSVHHVTDEMFCHKSGRYFPVEYVSTPIRERNQITGAVITFKDITERLAMERMKDEFISMVSHELRTPLTSIRGSMGLLASGILIAQPEKAQRMLQIAVSNTDRLVRLINDILDLERIESGKINIQKQICNAGDLMREAAEDLQLMAQKAGVTLEVDPLPVQLWADSDRIVQTLTNLLSNAIKFSPAGSTVWLTGTPPSQGQVTICVRDQGRGIPREKLEMIFERFQQVDASDSRQKGGTGLGLAICRSIVQQHEGRIWAESTLGEGSCFCFSLPVDQANNPNTSANC; encoded by the coding sequence ATGCTCAACAACACCACCTGGCAAAGCGAAGAAAGCTTTCGCCTATTAGTAGAAGGCGTGAGAGACTATGCTATCTTCATGCTCGATACCACCGGCAACATTGTAAGCTGGAATGCCGGTGCAGAGCGCATCATGGGATATCAAGCGAACACAATCTTAGGAAAAAACTTATCGCAATTTTATTTACAACAAGATACCGACAGCGGCAAACCCCACCAAGAACTACAACTCGCCAGTTTAGTCGGTTCCTGTGAAGATGAAGGCGTCCGCATTCGTCAAGACGGCTCTCCGTTTTGGGCATCTGTACTCATCACCAGTTTAAAAGAAGAGGATTCAGTAATCGGATTTTCTGTCATCGTCCACGACTTAACCGAACGCAAACTAATAGAAGAAGAACTCTGTCACGCTAACCGCTTTTTGCGATTACTTTGCGATTGTAATCAAGCCTTAGTGCGAGCCAAAAAAGAATCCGAACTTTTAACAGACATTTGTCGCCTAATCGTCGAAACTGGTAAATATAGCGCTTGTAGCGTAGAACTGCTCTCATTAGACCACGAAAAATATTTACAAACCGCAGCCAAAGCCGGCAACCAAGTAATTTTAAAACAAGCCGAAAACTTACAAGAATTACCCCAATTAATCAGCGTTGCTCTGGGCACCGGCGCCCCTGGCATTGTCCGAAACAGCATCCCTCAAAACCCAGGCACACCGATAACATTTAAATTAGGGTCAGCCATCGTTTTACCCTTAACAAAAAAGCCTTCAGACAGCTTAGAAACCCATAAAAACGAAACTAACACCGTTTTTGGTGTCATCACCATTTATAGCACCCTCCTAACCGCATTTGACCCCCAAGAAATCCAGCTTCTCAAAGAACTCGCAGACGATTTAGCCTACGGCATCATGGCTTTGCGTTCCCGTGAGTTTCTCAAAGCCACAGAAACCGCCTTGCGGCAAAGCGAAGAACGCTACCGATATTTGGTCGAATTATTGCCAGAATCAGTGATGGTTCAAGAAGCAGGACGAATTTCTTTTATTAATCCCGCCGGCCTCAAACTTTTTGGAGCCAAAACCCCCGCCCAACTACTAGGTCAACCTGTCCTTAATTTCGTTGCTTTAGACTCTCAAGAAACCGCCAAGCAGCGCATCCAAACTTGTCAGGAAACCTGCAAAGAATCACCATTTATTGAAGAAAAATTAGTGCGGCTTGATGGCAGTGAAGTCTTTGTTGAATCTGCCGGTATTTCTTTAGGTGGTTCTGGACAAGGCTTACTTGTAGTCAGCCGCGACTTAAGCGAACGCAAACAAATGGAAGCCGCACTCAGGCAGTCTGAAGAACTGTACCGGCTCACCTTAAGCAATATTTCCGAAGCCGTATTAATTGCCGACAAAGCGGGAAATCTCACCTATATTTCCCCCAACATCGATCATATTTTTGAAACCGCCCATGAGCAACTGCTAAAACAGGGAAACATTCGCCATTTGTTAGGAGAAAATTTCTTAACAGAAAACGCCTTAGAAACTTCAGATAATCATAACATCGAACGAGAAATTACAACTCCCAGCGGAAAAAATCGCACCCTTTTAGTCAGCGTCAAACAAGTTGCCATCGGTACCGGCACAGTGCTTTATACCTGTCGGGATATCAGCGATTATAAACAAGCCAGAGTAGCCCTTAAAGAAAATGAAGAATTACTCACTCAAATGTTAGAAAGCCTGCCGGTGGGAGTTTGGTTTAGCGATCCACAAGGCAAAATATGCCAAGTCAACCGCGCCGGCAGAGAAATTTGGGGAGGAGTCAGATATGTTGCGCCCGAAGAATACGGAGAATATAAAGCTTGGTGGGCTTCCACCGGCCAGCCAATTACCCAGGACGAATGGCCGCTTAGCAGAGCCGTTTTATTAGGAGAAACCTCACTTAATGAAGTCATCAATATCGAAACCTTTGACGGCAAGCACAAAACAGTATTAAATTCCGCTTTGCCTTTACGCAAACCCAACGGCGAAATTTTAGGAGCCCTAAGCGTTAATCAAGATATTACCGAACTCAGACAAATTCAAGAAGCCCTCTTTGAATCAAACCGGCGCATTGCTAAAATTTTAGAAAGCATCACCGATGGATTTTTTGCCCTCGACCATCAAAAGCGCGTTTCTTTTGTCAACAGTCATGGCGAATACTTATTGCAAAAAACCCGCGCAGAACTTTTAGGAAAAACGCTTTGTGATGTTTTTCCAGATGCCGTAGATTCCATTTTCTTAAAAAAATGTCTCCAAACTATCAACACCTCTAAAGCTGAGAATTTTGAAGGGTTTTATAAACCGTTAAATCGCTGGTTTGAAGTCCACGCTTATCCGGGGGAAGAAGGACTCGCAGTTTATTTTCAGGACATCACCGAGCGTAAACAAGCACGAGAAGCTCTCGTCGAAAGCGCTCACCAGTTACAGGCAATATTTGAAGCCGCCCTTGATGCCATGTTAATTGTCAATGACACCGGCCATTATGTCACCGTAAACCCCGCCGCCGGTGCCCTCTTCAATGCCCCAACACCACAAATTATCGGCCACCATATCGCTGATTTTCTTGGGGAACAAGAGTTTAATTTTGATCAGATTTGGGAAAATTTTAAAGCCCAAGGACGCATCACCGGCGAAATGCGGATTTGCTGTCAGAATGGCACTCTTAAAGATGTCGATTATTCAGCAGTTGCTAACTTTTTACCAGGCCGGCATCTTTTCGTTATCCGCGATATTACCGAACGTAAATGCACCGAACGAGAATTAAAACAATATCGAGAACAACTTGAAGAACTTGTGGCAGAACGCACCCAAGAATTAACCGCCGCAATGGAACAACTCAACGCCGAAATAGCAGAACGCTCTCGCGTTGAAACTGCTTTGCGAGCCTCCGAAGAACAGTTACGGACACTGATTAATTCAACTCCCGATATAATTTGTTTTAAAGACGCTAACGGTCGCTGGTTATTAGCTAACGAGGCAATTTCCCAATTATTTGAGTTAGGAATTTCTGAGCTTATCGGCAAAAAAGATACCGAACTCGCCAAATTATCAAACTTTTACCACGATTGTTTTCTACTCTGCGATCAAACCGATGAGGCAGCCTGGAATTACAAAAAGTTATCTCGCGCTTTTGAAGCCATCCCCACTTCCAAGGGTGAAACACAAATTTATGATGTGATTAAAGTACCTTTGTTTGAATCTGACGGCACTCGTAAAGGCTTAGTCGTCTTAGGACGCGATATTACACAATTGCAACGCGCTCAAGAAGAATTAGGCCGCCTCGCATCGATTGTTGAGTCTTCTGATGATGCCATTATTGGCACTTCTCCAGAGGGCATTATTCTTAGTTGGAATGCCGGCGCAGAGGAAATTTATGGCTATTCAGCGGCGGAAGTGAAAGGACGCAATTGCTCGATTTTGGCTCAACCAGACTACCCCCAAGAAATGCAGCAGATTCTTGAACGAATCAACGCCGGTGATAGACTTCAACACTATGAAACTACCCGCATCAAAAAAGACGGTCAACCGATTAATGTGTCTTTAACAATTTCTCCCATTTTTGACGAGCAAGGTAAAATTACCGGCATATCTCGCATTGCCCGTGATATTACTCAACAAAAGCGGATTGAAACTGCATTAGAACGCTTGCGCCATCAAAATGAGTTGATTTTAGCTTCTGCCGGTGAAGGCATTTGTGGTTTAGATGCTTTGGGAAATATTGCTTTTGTTAACCCCGCCGCTTCCCGAATGCTGGGTTATGAAAGTAAAGAACTTCTCGGCCAATCCGTCCATATTTTATTACAATTTACTCAAACTTATGAACGACGTTGCCGCATTTTTGCTTCACTCGAAGATGGTTCTGTACATCATGTTACCGATGAAATGTTTTGTCATAAAAGTGGCCGCTATTTTCCGGTGGAATATGTCAGCACTCCTATCCGCGAACGAAATCAAATTACCGGCGCTGTTATCACTTTTAAAGATATCACTGAGCGGCTGGCAATGGAACGCATGAAAGATGAGTTTATTTCAATGGTTAGTCACGAGTTACGCACTCCTTTAACTTCTATTCGCGGCTCGATGGGTTTATTGGCATCAGGAATTTTAATTGCTCAACCCGAAAAAGCTCAACGAATGCTGCAAATTGCTGTTTCTAATACTGACCGACTCGTGCGCTTAATTAATGATATTTTGGATCTTGAGCGCATTGAATCCGGTAAAATTAATATTCAAAAACAAATCTGCAACGCTGGCGATCTTATGCGAGAAGCGGCAGAAGATTTGCAACTGATGGCTCAAAAGGCCGGTGTCACCCTTGAGGTTGACCCGCTGCCGGTGCAATTGTGGGCCGATTCAGATCGCATAGTTCAGACCTTGACAAATTTACTGAGTAATGCTATAAAATTTTCGCCAGCCGGTTCTACCGTGTGGCTAACCGGCACTCCACCCAGTCAAGGACAAGTAACGATCTGTGTGCGAGATCAAGGGCGGGGAATTCCCAGAGAAAAGTTAGAAATGATTTTTGAGCGCTTTCAACAAGTAGACGCCTCAGACTCTCGCCAAAAAGGCGGCACCGGCTTGGGATTGGCCATTTGCCGCAGCATTGTCCAGCAACACGAGGGACGCATTTGGGCAGAAAGCACCCTGGGTGAAGGAAGTTGCTTTTGTTTTAGCTTGCCGGTGGATCAAGCCAACAACCCAAACACTTCGGCAAATTGTTAA
- a CDS encoding response regulator — MALKRILVIDDEDDIREVAQLSLEMVAGWEVFTAASGSEGIAKAESHQPDAILLDVMMPDMDGPATYKQMQLGSATQHIPVILLTAKVQPNDRRRFAELGVKGVIAKPFEPLMLASQVSQLLGWKF, encoded by the coding sequence GTGGCATTAAAGCGCATCTTAGTGATTGACGATGAAGACGATATTCGAGAAGTGGCTCAACTGAGCCTAGAAATGGTTGCCGGTTGGGAAGTTTTCACAGCCGCTTCCGGTAGTGAAGGCATCGCCAAAGCAGAAAGCCACCAACCTGATGCAATCTTGCTAGATGTAATGATGCCCGATATGGATGGCCCCGCAACCTACAAGCAAATGCAGTTAGGAAGCGCTACCCAACATATTCCCGTAATTTTATTAACCGCCAAAGTACAGCCCAATGACCGCCGCCGGTTTGCCGAGTTGGGAGTAAAAGGAGTGATCGCTAAACCCTTTGAACCGCTCATGCTTGCCAGTCAAGTCTCGCAGTTGCTTGGCTGGAAATTTTAA
- a CDS encoding GAF domain-containing sensor histidine kinase, whose product MSKQNGREIHQQFTQQKILTVEEDHLFDGQTYGDGKHPGNRPESAGGDYMEFVQVAHRPNNPSSNQQPTLDTLLRQCIEEGRSIRMISQQIREGVSLREILNTSVELSRQFLQADRTVIYRFSHNGTAKVITESHRQNCSPMLGFSIQEPNFSLTTNSTKPQEHPVNLSQIEAIEDIQNAGFDPSYIKLLEFFNIKSMLIAPILENNVDENQPHLSGETKNNIWGLLIAHQCDQTRQWNSFEIEFISSLTAQLEIAVRQSRLQEQVRLVNNQLITHTQKRNAQLEKTLQTESVLKRITDQVKDSQGETQILQTAVRELSLLLDVEDSHSALYNDDHTTATILYQYNNDSDSCVGLPVEIAEFKEIYSQLLTGEPLQFCKLDSTRSSLNRSLTSDNLKPVAPTTPKAILACPIVHGGAILGDLWLFKDLQHSFSEVEIRLAQLVANHCAIAISQVRLYQAAQKQVAELEKLNALKDDFLSTVSHELRTPLSNMKMAIQMLAIALNQERSFFADLAKPEQEKSKVARYYQIVRNECEREISLIEDLLELQQLDTNSTAWAPAIIQIERILDQLTKTFQQKALQHQQKFRVERPAQLPQLVGDPVVVERVLTELLTNACKYTPSGEEISLTVEVCHDRLLLKVANTGIEIPQNELNQIFHKFYRIPKADRWQQGGTGLGLAVVQKLTERMGGKLEVSSEADVTCFRLELPVKLGKVE is encoded by the coding sequence ATGTCTAAGCAAAATGGTAGAGAAATTCATCAGCAGTTCACCCAACAGAAAATCCTTACAGTAGAAGAAGACCACCTCTTCGATGGGCAAACCTATGGCGACGGAAAGCATCCAGGCAACCGGCCAGAAAGTGCAGGCGGCGACTATATGGAATTCGTTCAAGTAGCCCACCGGCCAAACAACCCCAGCAGCAACCAACAACCAACCTTAGACACATTACTGCGCCAGTGCATCGAAGAAGGGCGCAGCATCCGAATGATTTCCCAACAGATCCGAGAGGGTGTAAGTTTGCGGGAAATTTTAAACACCAGCGTCGAACTCTCGCGGCAATTCTTACAAGCAGACCGAACAGTTATTTACCGATTTTCACACAACGGGACAGCCAAAGTTATCACCGAATCCCACCGGCAAAATTGCTCCCCAATGCTGGGATTTAGCATCCAAGAACCCAATTTTAGCCTCACCACCAACAGCACAAAACCTCAAGAGCATCCTGTTAACTTATCGCAAATTGAGGCCATAGAAGATATTCAAAACGCCGGTTTCGACCCATCCTACATCAAACTGCTGGAATTCTTTAACATCAAATCTATGCTGATTGCACCTATTTTAGAAAATAATGTAGATGAAAATCAGCCCCACCTCTCAGGAGAAACAAAAAATAACATCTGGGGATTATTAATTGCCCACCAGTGCGATCAAACCAGACAATGGAATTCTTTTGAAATTGAATTTATTTCCTCCCTCACAGCCCAGTTAGAAATAGCAGTGCGGCAATCGCGGCTGCAAGAACAAGTACGTCTAGTCAACAACCAATTAATCACCCACACCCAAAAACGCAACGCTCAACTAGAAAAAACCCTCCAAACAGAAAGCGTCCTCAAACGCATCACCGATCAAGTAAAAGACAGTCAGGGTGAAACTCAAATCCTGCAAACTGCCGTGCGCGAACTAAGTTTATTACTTGACGTAGAAGACAGCCACAGTGCGCTCTACAATGATGACCACACAACAGCCACCATTCTCTATCAATACAACAACGACTCAGACTCTTGCGTGGGGCTGCCGGTGGAAATAGCAGAATTTAAAGAAATTTATTCGCAATTGCTAACAGGCGAACCATTGCAATTTTGCAAGTTAGACTCCACACGCTCCTCTCTTAACCGTTCCTTGACTTCCGACAACCTCAAGCCGGTAGCACCCACAACACCCAAAGCAATTTTAGCTTGTCCGATTGTTCACGGCGGCGCAATCCTCGGTGATTTGTGGTTATTTAAAGACCTCCAACACTCCTTTAGCGAAGTCGAAATTCGTTTAGCGCAGTTAGTAGCCAATCACTGCGCCATTGCCATCAGCCAAGTACGCCTTTATCAAGCGGCGCAAAAACAAGTTGCTGAATTAGAAAAACTAAACGCCCTCAAAGATGATTTTTTGAGTACAGTTTCCCACGAATTGCGAACTCCTTTATCTAACATGAAAATGGCAATCCAAATGTTAGCCATTGCTTTAAATCAAGAGCGGTCATTTTTTGCAGATTTGGCTAAGCCAGAGCAAGAAAAAAGCAAAGTCGCTCGCTATTATCAAATTGTTCGCAATGAGTGTGAGCGAGAAATTTCTTTGATAGAAGATTTGCTGGAATTGCAGCAACTAGATACCAATTCCACAGCCTGGGCACCGGCAATTATTCAAATCGAGCGCATCCTCGATCAACTCACTAAAACTTTCCAACAAAAAGCTTTACAACATCAGCAAAAATTTCGCGTTGAAAGGCCGGCACAGTTACCGCAGTTAGTCGGAGATCCGGTAGTAGTGGAGCGAGTTCTTACCGAGTTGCTGACTAATGCTTGTAAATACACTCCCTCTGGTGAAGAAATTAGTCTCACCGTTGAAGTGTGCCACGACCGGCTGTTATTAAAGGTGGCAAATACCGGCATTGAAATTCCCCAAAACGAGTTAAACCAAATTTTTCATAAGTTTTACCGCATTCCCAAGGCTGACCGCTGGCAACAAGGGGGGACTGGTTTGGGTTTGGCGGTGGTGCAAAAACTCACAGAACGTATGGGAGGAAAGTTGGAAGTTAGCAGCGAGGCCGATGTGACTTGTTTTAGGCTAGAGTTGCCGGTCAAATTGGGGAAGGTTGAGTAA
- the rpmF gene encoding 50S ribosomal protein L32, whose product MAVPKKKTSKSKRDKRKATWKNKAALQAQRALSLGKSILTKRSTFVYPGNEEEDEE is encoded by the coding sequence ATGGCGGTTCCTAAGAAGAAAACCTCGAAATCTAAGCGGGATAAGCGCAAGGCTACTTGGAAAAATAAGGCCGCTCTGCAAGCGCAGAGAGCGCTGAGCTTGGGTAAGTCGATTTTAACCAAGCGCTCGACGTTTGTATATCCCGGCAATGAAGAAGAAGATGAAGAATAA
- the queA gene encoding tRNA preQ1(34) S-adenosylmethionine ribosyltransferase-isomerase QueA codes for MDEPQTKPNPAITDSDQSLDNYNYELPSGSIAQNPAVPRDSSRLLVVNSPHQHSHHIFRELPQLLQKGDLLVMNNTRVIPARLYGYKTTGAPVEILLLEEIEHNHWLALVKPGKRLKIGVKILFNSKENPTHSNLSATVVATDEATGGRILQFDLPKEQSLIQYLEDYGHIPLPPYITESSAAPAQYQTVYAEQDGSVAAPTAGLHFTEELLQKLAFAGIETAFVTLNVGVGTFRPVETQNVTEHKMHSEWVQVPATTVEKIQQTKERGGRIIAVGTTVVRSLEGAAAAFEGRLQPFCGKTNLFIYPGYQWRVVEGLITNFHLPKSSLLMLVSALIGRERLLNLYQEAIAKDYRFYSFGDAMLILPAANISLFSNL; via the coding sequence TTGGACGAGCCTCAAACCAAACCAAACCCAGCCATAACCGACAGCGATCAGTCCCTAGACAACTACAACTACGAACTGCCGAGCGGTAGCATTGCCCAAAACCCAGCAGTTCCCAGAGACAGTTCTCGCCTGCTCGTTGTTAATTCCCCTCACCAACACAGCCACCATATTTTTCGGGAATTACCCCAACTGCTGCAAAAAGGCGACTTGCTGGTAATGAACAACACCCGCGTTATTCCCGCCCGACTGTATGGCTACAAAACCACCGGCGCGCCGGTAGAAATTTTATTACTCGAAGAAATCGAACATAACCACTGGTTAGCCTTAGTCAAACCAGGAAAACGCCTTAAAATCGGTGTCAAAATCCTCTTTAACTCCAAAGAAAACCCCACCCACTCGAATTTAAGCGCCACAGTTGTCGCCACCGACGAAGCCACAGGCGGGCGGATTTTGCAATTTGACTTACCAAAAGAACAGTCTCTTATCCAATATTTAGAAGACTATGGGCACATTCCCCTCCCCCCCTACATCACAGAAAGCAGCGCCGCACCGGCACAATATCAAACCGTCTACGCCGAACAAGACGGCTCAGTAGCAGCCCCCACCGCCGGCCTCCACTTCACTGAAGAATTGCTACAAAAACTTGCTTTTGCCGGCATCGAAACCGCTTTTGTGACATTAAACGTAGGCGTTGGAACCTTTCGCCCTGTGGAAACCCAAAACGTGACCGAACACAAAATGCACTCAGAATGGGTACAAGTGCCGGCCACCACCGTCGAAAAAATCCAGCAAACCAAGGAACGCGGCGGTAGAATTATTGCCGTTGGTACCACCGTTGTACGTTCCCTAGAAGGGGCTGCGGCGGCGTTTGAAGGCCGGTTACAGCCTTTTTGTGGCAAAACAAACCTATTTATTTACCCTGGCTATCAATGGCGAGTGGTTGAAGGATTAATCACCAATTTTCACTTACCGAAATCCAGTTTACTGATGTTGGTGAGTGCCTTGATAGGCCGGGAACGCTTGCTTAATTTATATCAAGAAGCAATTGCCAAAGATTACCGTTTTTACTCGTTTGGCGATGCCATGTTGATTTTACCCGCAGCAAATATATCGCTTTTCTCCAATCTGTGA
- a CDS encoding YraN family protein, which translates to MPKTPTHTGTLGENLVAQWLQQQGWEILAQRWKCRWGELDIIAYSQPTGQLIFVEVKTRSRHSWDTGGIFAITPQKQAKLGQAAALFLADHPVLANVACRFDVALVSCQQMPYKQHRHREATSLNVSVNPGEPVLNENFHLTLVEYIESAFCPPN; encoded by the coding sequence ATGCCAAAAACTCCAACCCACACCGGCACTTTAGGAGAAAACTTAGTCGCACAGTGGTTACAGCAGCAAGGATGGGAAATCTTAGCACAGCGCTGGAAGTGCCGGTGGGGAGAACTGGACATTATCGCTTACTCTCAACCCACAGGGCAATTAATCTTTGTAGAGGTCAAAACTCGCAGTCGCCATTCTTGGGACACCGGGGGGATTTTTGCCATCACCCCCCAAAAACAAGCTAAACTGGGCCAAGCCGCCGCGCTTTTTTTGGCCGATCACCCAGTTCTCGCTAACGTAGCCTGTCGATTTGATGTAGCCCTCGTCAGTTGCCAACAAATGCCCTATAAACAGCACCGGCATCGAGAGGCGACATCGCTTAATGTGTCGGTCAATCCGGGTGAACCCGTTTTGAATGAAAATTTTCACCTAACCCTTGTTGAGTATATCGAGTCTGCCTTCTGTCCACCCAACTAA
- a CDS encoding pentapeptide repeat-containing protein has product MRFSLNFNKMGDRVSKRIPAIVLSVVFSVVLFLTASLVIVMPAFANDYNKETLVGVDFSGRDLTDSSFTKAVLRNSNLSNTKLAGVSLFGATLERVNLEGADLRGATLDTARFFKANLTNAVLEGAFAFNAKFDGSTIDGADFTDVLLRQDMQKALCKIATGTNPVTGRETKETLYCD; this is encoded by the coding sequence ATGCGATTTTCTTTAAACTTCAACAAAATGGGCGATAGAGTTTCTAAACGTATTCCTGCAATTGTATTATCGGTTGTGTTTTCGGTGGTGCTGTTCCTAACAGCAAGTTTGGTAATTGTCATGCCGGCTTTTGCCAATGATTATAACAAAGAAACTTTGGTGGGTGTGGATTTTTCGGGGCGAGATTTGACGGATTCTAGCTTTACAAAAGCTGTCCTCCGCAACAGTAATTTGAGTAATACTAAGTTGGCCGGTGTAAGTTTGTTTGGGGCGACTTTGGAACGGGTAAATTTAGAAGGGGCTGATCTACGAGGTGCCACTTTAGATACTGCTCGTTTTTTCAAGGCAAATCTTACCAATGCTGTGTTAGAAGGGGCGTTTGCTTTTAATGCTAAGTTTGATGGTTCTACTATTGATGGGGCTGATTTTACAGATGTTTTGTTGCGTCAAGATATGCAAAAAGCACTTTGTAAAATTGCCACAGGTACTAATCCTGTGACGGGACGCGAGACAAAAGAAACTTTGTATTGTGATTGA